DNA sequence from the Sinomonas terrae genome:
CTACTGGGAGACCGCCGATCAGGGCCGGACGCTCAGTGACTCACAACGCGAGTGGGCCGAGCTCTGGAAGTCGCTCCCCAAGGTGGTGTTCTCCGGCACGCTCTCGTCCGTTCAGGGCAACGCCCGTCTGGCCTCAGGCGATGTGAGGGATGAGATCGAGCGGTTGCGAGCCGAGCCTCGAGAAGGAAACATCGCGATCGGCGGTGCGACCCTCGCTGCCGAAGCGGCCGCACTGGATCTGATCGACGAGTACTTGGTCCGGGTCTGCCCGGTGCTGCTCGGTGGTGGCATTCCGTTCTTTCCCCATCAGGAGCGCCGGGTTCATCTAGACCTCGTGGGGAACCGCGTCTTCAGCTCGGGAGTCGCTTACCTCCGCTACCGAGTGGTGCCCTGAGCGTCCGCGGCGCGTTGAGTGGCCGGTCGTGAAGATTTTTCGCTGCGTCACTTACGCATCTTGCGCGTCAGCCGATTAGTGGCAATGAGGGCCCACGGACGGGCCTGGAGCAGTAAACACAACTCATTCATGGAGGACTCACGATGGCTTTCACCGTCAACACCAACCTCATGGCCCAGCAGGCCTACCTCAACCTCAACAAGACCTCGGCCGACATGGCGAGCTCGATGGCCAAGCTTTCGAGCGGCCTTCGCATCAACACGGCGGCCGACGACGCGGCCGGCCTCTCGATCTCGCAGGGCCTCACCTCGCAGGTCAACGGCTTCAACGTTGCATCCCGCAATGCGCAGGATGGCATCAACGTCGTCCAGACGGCGGATGGCGCACTTGGCGAGGTTCAGTCGATTCTCCAGCGCATGCGCGATCTCGCCGTGCAGGGCGCGAATGACTCGAACAATACCGACTCGAGGGGTGCGATTCAGAAGGAAGCAGACGCCCTCGGCTCGGAGCTTTCCCGAATTTCCGAGTCGACCAACTTCAACGGCATCAACCTTCTGCAGGGCGGTGCAACTCCGGGTCCGAGCCAGCTGAGCTTCCAGGTCGGTGCTGATGGGA
Encoded proteins:
- a CDS encoding dihydrofolate reductase family protein produces the protein MRSVTYSMNVSLDGYIAGPDGDFNWSEPDEELFRFVTDEIRGVGDYLLGRRLYETMLYWETADQGRTLSDSQREWAELWKSLPKVVFSGTLSSVQGNARLASGDVRDEIERLRAEPREGNIAIGGATLAAEAAALDLIDEYLVRVCPVLLGGGIPFFPHQERRVHLDLVGNRVFSSGVAYLRYRVVP
- a CDS encoding flagellin N-terminal helical domain-containing protein, whose amino-acid sequence is MAFTVNTNLMAQQAYLNLNKTSADMASSMAKLSSGLRINTAADDAAGLSISQGLTSQVNGFNVASRNAQDGINVVQTADGALGEVQSILQRMRDLAVQGANDSNNTDSRGAIQKEADALGSELSRISESTNFNGINLLQGGATPGPSQLSFQVGADGNSASQVSVTTANLKSDVASVVTLTGGTVVTSADKFDVSTSAAAQTTIASIDTAIKAVSSDRSNLGASVNRLTHAMNIANTTAQNLNAANSHITDTDMASEMVNYTKDSILSQAGTAMLAQANQSGQGILKLLG